The following proteins are encoded in a genomic region of Cryptomeria japonica chromosome 11, Sugi_1.0, whole genome shotgun sequence:
- the LOC131078996 gene encoding uncharacterized protein LOC131078996 — MKTNVSFGIQAGNPAIESVHHSLHIQIEELVLLTTVYRALVFAYSLLYRSAVVYTVASIYTDKELSYTNVMRIVPRIWKHLIFTFLWFFLIMFLYCVAIMGALFFWLLISDVCPYANTLFVGVLVIVIVALLFHMYIVMVWELAIVVCVEQDIQRLDAMKKSKQFMKGKRVTALTLYVLYTLVMGGVQSYSVYRNGEQVISMGVIVVVVVFQCVVDLVWLLTHVVLYFVSKSCHREDIDKSALSNHLETYNGGYVLL; from the exons ATGAAGACCAATGTATCATTTGGCATACAGGCCGGCAACCCTGCCATAGAAAGCGTCCACCATAGCTTGCACATACAGATTGAGGAACTTGTACTGCTCACAACAGTGTACAGAGCCCTAGTTTTTGCCTACTCATTGTTGTATAGATCAGCAGTGGTGTACACAGTGGCATCTATCTACACTGACAAAGAATTGTCTTACACAAACGTTATGAGAATCGTGCCCAGAATATGGAAGCATCTTATCTTCACTTTTCTCTGGTTTTTCCTTATTATGTTTCTATACTGTGTGGCCATCATGGGCGCCCTATTTTTCTGGTTATTGATATCCGATGTG tgtccatatgccaacactctcTTTGTTGGGGTGCTTGTTATTGTCATCGTTGCTTTACTTTTCCACATGTATATCGTTATGGTGTGGGAGCTTGCCATCGTGGTGTGCGTGGAGCAGGATATACAGAGATTGGATGCTATGAAGAAAAGCAAACAATTTATGAAAGGAAAGAGGGTCACAGCGTTGACACTGTATGTTTTGTACACGTTGGTTATGGGTGGCGTTCAGAGCTATTCAGTGTATAGAAATGGGGAGCAAGTGATTAGCATGGGAGTtattgtggtggtggtggtgtttCAGTGTGTTGTTGATTTAGTATGGCTGCTCACCCATGTCGTCCTTTACTTTGTCTCCAAATCCTGTCACCGTGAGGACATAGATAAGTCGGCCTTGTCCAATCATTTGGAGACGTATAATGGAGGCTATGTACTTCTCTAg